Within bacterium, the genomic segment TCCTTAACCAACGCCCAAGAAAAAGCGGTCGAAAATATTTTTTCGGATTTCAAAAAAGATACCCCAATGAGCAGGCTTCTTGAAGGAGATGTGGGTTCGGGAAAAACCGCCGTGGCCGCAATTACTTCTTATGCCGTTGCGACAACGACGCCGCATAACCAAGATTATGGAAATTTGCAGGTCGCGTATATGGCTCCAACGGAAATTCTCGCCGAACAGCATTTCAATTCCTTTATAGAACTTTTTTCTCACCTACCCCTTTCAATCGGACTTATCACGGGCAGCGGATGCAAAAAATTTCCTTCAAAAGTAAACCCCAAAAAGCCGACAGATATCTCACGGACACAACTTTCGAAATGGGTAAAAAACGGAGAAATCGCCATGGTTATCGGGACTCATACGCTTATCCAAAAAAGCGTCGAATTCAAAAATTTGGCCTTCGTCATTATCGATGAACAGCACAGATTCGGCACGATGCAACGAAAAAATTTGCGGCATAAAAAGGACATGGTGCTCCCCCATCTCCTTTCCATGACGGCAACGCCCATTCCTCGCACACTTGCCCTTACCATATACGGGGATCTTGACCTTACACTTTTGGATGAAAACCCACCCGGGAGAAAACCGATTCAAACGGAAATCGTTTTGCCAGGCAAGAGAGATACGGCGTATGAAAAAGTGAGAGAGGAAATCGGGCATGGCAGACAGGCGTATATCATATGTCCGCGCATTGATGAACCGGATCCGACAAAAGAAATGGCAGTGATCGCAAAATCGGTTACCGAAGAAGCAAAACGCCTTAAAAAAGAAGTATTCAAAAAAGAATCGATTGCGGTTCTGCACGGCAAAATGACAAAAATCGAAAAGGAGAGCGTGATGCGTGACTTCAAGGATGGAAAAACGGATATTCTTATCGCAACATCAGTGGTTGAAGTGGGCGTCAATGTGCCGAATGCAACTGTCATACTTATTGAGGGAGCGGAACGTTTCGGACTCGCCCAACTTCACCAACTGCGCGGACGCGTTTTGCGAAGTACCCATCAAGCCTACTGTTTTGTTTTCACTGAAAACAGAAGTAAAGGAACATTTGAGCGCTTACAGGCTTTGCTCAAGGCAAGGAATGGTTTTGAACTTGCAGAATTAGATTTAGCTCAACGGGGCTCGGGCGAATTATCAGGCAGGAAACAGTGGGGGCTCTCCGACCTTGGGATGGAAGCGATACGGAATATGAAAATGGTAGAAGCCGCCCGGAATGAAGCATCATCAATTATCGACACAGACCCCGTATTAATCGCCCATCCTCTTCTCAAAAAAAGAGTGGAGAATTCAGAACAGAAAATTCATTTTGAGTAAGAGCCGCTCAACAATATTTTTTGCAAAGCACTCACCTGCTTCCAGGGGCAGGTTCGCTAAACTCGGAAAATTTTTGGCCCAAAGCCAAACCAAGCAAATTTTCCTGCGAACATTGCAAAAAATATTGTTTCGCTTTGACTAGAAGAAGTCGGAAGATTTGAAAAAACCAATTTTGAGCAGAATGGTGTATTCTGGTAGGATAACTTCCATGCACGTGTAGCTCAATGGTAGAGCCGTCGTCTTATACACGACTGGTTCCAGGTTCGAGTCCTGGCACGTGCACAAGGTAAAAATCTCCACTACTGGAGATTTTTTCGCACTTGTGCAAGACGGAGGCATGTTTTTTCTGCTGAAAAAACAGCTGAGGCGGGGTGAGAAGCGAATACGTGGAGCTTCGCAAGACCGGACTGAACGAAGATGGAGGAGGTGGGCTCGCGGGTTTTGCTAGCAAGCAAAAACCTGTGAGGTGGAAATTTTGTGAGTGTCCGACGAACAAAATATTCCTGACCACAAATCAGAACCGAGTCCTGGCACCTTCACTAAGACTGTTTCTCTTCGGTTTTACTAAAGCCTTTCTTCCCTACTTTGAGATCGGTAACATCAATCAGACCGTTGACTAATTGGGACAGCGTTTCAAGCACACCGCTTGTTTTTTCAAGGTGGGCATTCAAATCGACTTCTCTTCCCTCTTTTTTTGCTCTCTCAACCTCCTCGACATGACCTTTCGCAATCGTCAGAGGGGTACGTAAGTTGTGTTGAGCGGCAAGAATAAAATCGGTTTTTGTTTTATCCAGTTCTTCCAACTCCCTTCGAGCTTGTTTTTCAACCTCATATGCGGCACGAACTTCTTTTGTCTGCTCGGCGACTTTAGCTTCAAGATTCTGGTTTAGGTCGGCAAGCTGGTCTTTCTGTCTTACTTCGTTAACAATACTGCGCAGAGAAAAAAGACCGAACACAATACTTAAAACAAAAACCAAAACACTCGGGAACAGATTTTCTGAATTTCCAGAGAGAAATACCTGTGCGCCTAGGAGCGCCCAGATACCGAATATGAAAAGTTCCGCCGTAACAACTTTAAGGTTGAAGAGGTGAAATTTGGTGATGCTATAAAAGATACCGATAACAAATAGTGGAATGAGATATGTGCCGATAGGAAAAACATAAATACCGTAATAAAACAAATATTGCGTTCCTCCACCCAATGCGGCAACAATGCCTGACCACAGAACAAAATCAACCGGTGGACGTTTGATTTTTTCTACTTTTTGCCGCAACCACATCCATGAGGCTATACCGGCCGTAAAACAGGAAAAGAAATACGCGACATAAACATTAAAAATGATGCCGGGCGTCTGTTGTGCCCAGAAACTGACATATGGAATCGGGCCACCGCCAATAAACATAATCCGAGTATTGAAAAAGGCATCTGAAACAAAGAATGAGATGAGGACTGCTCCAAGAACATAGACCGACCATCTAATCAAACTGAAAGACTTTTTGAGAATCGGTTCGGCATAGGTAAGGGAAAAATCAAGAAAAGAAGAGGACGTAAGGATAAGACCTATTTTTGCAATTGTAAAAAATTTAAGGGCAAGAGCCGGGTCGCTTGTGACTTGGGCAAGGAAAAAGAAAAGAGCCCATTCCAGAACCCCGAATGAAAACACTGTAATTACTCGTGCACCACGATCTCGAATAGCCGCCGTAAACACAAGGAATAAGAAAATTCCACCGGCGCTCAGGACATTAAGGACAAGAGAAATGTTGTAAATAAGCGGCCAATCCATAATCTTTTATTCTACTCCTTTTTACTAAATCCTTCCCTCCCCACTTTCAAATCCGTGACATCAATGAGGCCGTTCACCAGGTTTGAAAGGGTTTCGAGCACCCCTTTGGTTTTATCCAAATATTCTTTGAGGTCAACAGTTTTGCCATCTTGAAGATGCGACTCCGTTTCCTCGACATACCCTTTGGCAATCGTGATCGGGGTGCGGAGATTGTGCTGACTTGCGAGGATAAATTCGTTTTTGGCTTCGTTTAACTTTTCAAGCTGAAGACGGGCTTCTTTTTCCACTTCATACGCTGTGCGGATTTCCTTTGTTTGTTCGTCGACTTTTTCTTTAAGGTTTTTGTTTAGGTAGTCCAGTTCGGCGTTAAGTTCGGCCAGTTTTTCCTTTTGTTTTTCCTCGCGTATTCCTGAACGGATAATCAAGATACCAATGACAACAAATGAAAGGAAAAGGATGGCATCGGAAATGTCCAATTGCCCGGTTTGGGTATTGAGCGCGATTTTTCCAAGCAAGAATATCCATAAGATTAATGTAAGAACTTCTACGGCAATGACCCTTATGTTAAAGAGACCGTGTTTAAACATGGCGTACCCCATCATCACAATCATGAAAGAAAGAACGATAATAGGGGGTATTACGGGTACTCCGTAAAAAACAAGAAAAGCAGTCGAGCCGCCAATATTGCCGAATGTTGTTCCTATAAGAACATATATGATTTGGGATTTTTTAACGGGACCAAATTGTTTAAAGTAGATAATCGGCAGTGTATATGCGGCAACAAAATATGCTACCCACAGAAAAAGAAACGGGTGGAAAAGAATTCCTCCCAGCGGCCAGTACGGAATAAAAACAGTCGGCTGCGGATTCGTGATGAAGAGAGGTGTCGGGTAAAAAACATCAAGCAAAGCGAATAAAGTAAAGACTATGTAGCCAAACCAAAGCATTTTCCGGTATTTTTTTGTTTCCCCTAACAAGACGACAATAAAATGAAAAAAGGTAATGGCAATGAAGCACACCGGAGCAAGCGTGATACGCGACCCAAGCAATGCTCCTTCCGGAGTATTTGACTGAAGTAAAAATGCGTACGTGATACTCCAGGCGGCAATAACCCAAGCA encodes:
- the recG gene encoding ATP-dependent DNA helicase RecG, whose protein sequence is MNLFSPIETEFRLLPPQKKALKKLGIETIQDLLFYFPVRYGDTAQGKIIKDLVAGDSALVYGKILQISLRKGFKSKIPMAEAKIEDGTGSVKAVWFHQPYIAKIIHEGAFVKIEGKVSDRKGALYFSNPEIEEVQTVPTIVGDSLFGKSENGTLYPVYRESRGISSRWFFHSIRKVFESGILKEIEDPIPEDILKKYHLPTLTTALVWIHSPRKENDSLAARKRFAFEEVFFIQLQKQRDKKEYEHYAGFPISKSGNDVRSFVKRLPFSLTNAQEKAVENIFSDFKKDTPMSRLLEGDVGSGKTAVAAITSYAVATTTPHNQDYGNLQVAYMAPTEILAEQHFNSFIELFSHLPLSIGLITGSGCKKFPSKVNPKKPTDISRTQLSKWVKNGEIAMVIGTHTLIQKSVEFKNLAFVIIDEQHRFGTMQRKNLRHKKDMVLPHLLSMTATPIPRTLALTIYGDLDLTLLDENPPGRKPIQTEIVLPGKRDTAYEKVREEIGHGRQAYIICPRIDEPDPTKEMAVIAKSVTEEAKRLKKEVFKKESIAVLHGKMTKIEKESVMRDFKDGKTDILIATSVVEVGVNVPNATVILIEGAERFGLAQLHQLRGRVLRSTHQAYCFVFTENRSKGTFERLQALLKARNGFELAELDLAQRGSGELSGRKQWGLSDLGMEAIRNMKMVEAARNEASSIIDTDPVLIAHPLLKKRVENSEQKIHFE
- a CDS encoding histidine kinase N-terminal 7TM domain-containing protein yields the protein MDWPLIYNISLVLNVLSAGGIFLFLVFTAAIRDRGARVITVFSFGVLEWALFFFLAQVTSDPALALKFFTIAKIGLILTSSSFLDFSLTYAEPILKKSFSLIRWSVYVLGAVLISFFVSDAFFNTRIMFIGGGPIPYVSFWAQQTPGIIFNVYVAYFFSCFTAGIASWMWLRQKVEKIKRPPVDFVLWSGIVAALGGGTQYLFYYGIYVFPIGTYLIPLFVIGIFYSITKFHLFNLKVVTAELFIFGIWALLGAQVFLSGNSENLFPSVLVFVLSIVFGLFSLRSIVNEVRQKDQLADLNQNLEAKVAEQTKEVRAAYEVEKQARRELEELDKTKTDFILAAQHNLRTPLTIAKGHVEEVERAKKEGREVDLNAHLEKTSGVLETLSQLVNGLIDVTDLKVGKKGFSKTEEKQS
- a CDS encoding histidine kinase N-terminal 7TM domain-containing protein, yielding MDFSHINFYSLSALINFFSSFMFGTFIYVQNRKDPISVGYARFAWVIAAWSITYAFLLQSNTPEGALLGSRITLAPVCFIAITFFHFIVVLLGETKKYRKMLWFGYIVFTLFALLDVFYPTPLFITNPQPTVFIPYWPLGGILFHPFLFLWVAYFVAAYTLPIIYFKQFGPVKKSQIIYVLIGTTFGNIGGSTAFLVFYGVPVIPPIIVLSFMIVMMGYAMFKHGLFNIRVIAVEVLTLILWIFLLGKIALNTQTGQLDISDAILFLSFVVIGILIIRSGIREEKQKEKLAELNAELDYLNKNLKEKVDEQTKEIRTAYEVEKEARLQLEKLNEAKNEFILASQHNLRTPITIAKGYVEETESHLQDGKTVDLKEYLDKTKGVLETLSNLVNGLIDVTDLKVGREGFSKKE